From a single Miscanthus floridulus cultivar M001 chromosome 8, ASM1932011v1, whole genome shotgun sequence genomic region:
- the LOC136473200 gene encoding uncharacterized protein gives MDGHGGGGGKLTRTPSSLLRSPTVRAGPGAASFHALDDPEPDDKKAQAPLLGKPRALLRRAHHRLRPGPAQSTLLLLLLPVLALAALLLRGGGHHLALLAAAAGFALAAAAAVARRTRGARGPRAPPALAASVQWFIGEGDGEEQQQRERDKKGRPSAEVGEGVEFYSNGDRYEGEFHGGRCSGSGVYSFFGKGKYEGDWVDGKYDGHGVESWARGSRYRGQYRQGLRHGHGVYRFYSGDCYAGEWAAGQSHGIGAQTCSDGSTYAGEFKGGVKHGLGCYHFRNGDRYAGEYFADKIHGFGVYSFANGHSYEGSWHEGKKQGFGMYAFRNGDERAGEWDSGVLKNSLPLSDPAVQRALQAARRAADCAFHLPRVEEQVNKAVMASNRAATAARVAAIKAVQNRIDGKLCFIDV, from the exons ATGGACGGGCACGGCGGCGGGGGCGGTAAGCTGACGCGGACGCCGTCGTCGCTGCTCCGGTCGCCGACCGTCCGCGCGGGCCCCGGCGCCGCGTCCTTCCACGCGCTGGACGACCCGGAGCCCGACGACAAGAAGGCGCAGGCGCCGCTGCTGGGCAAGCCCCGGGCGCTGCTCCGCCGGGCCCACCACCGGCTCCGCCCCGGCCCGGCGCAGTCcacgctgctcctgctcctcctcccggTCCTCGCGCTCGCTGCGCTACTCCTGCGCGGCGGGGGCCACCACCTCGCCCTCCTGGCGGCCGCGGCAGGGTTCGCGCTCGCCGCTGCGGCCGCCGTCGCGCGGCGAACCCGCGGCGCCCGGGGCCCGCGCGCGCCCCCGGCGCTCGCGGCCTCCGTGCAGTGGTTCATCGGCGAGGGCGACggcgaggagcagcagcagcgggaGCGGGACAAGAAGGGGAGGCCGAGCGCGGAGGTGGGGGAGGGCGTCGAGTTCTACAGCAACGGGGACCGCTACGAGGGGGAGTTCCACGGGGGCCGCTGCAGCGGCAGCGGCGTGTACAGCTTCTTCGGCAAGGGCAAGTACGAGGGCGACTGGGTGGACGGCAAGTACGACGGCCACGGCGTCGAGAGCTGGGCGCGCGGCAGCCGGTACCGCGGCCAGTACCGGCAGGGCCTCCGCCACGGCCACGGCGTCTACCGGTTCTACAGCGGCGACTGCTATGCCGGCGAGTGGGCCGCCGGCCAGAGCCACGGCATCGGCGCCCAGACCTGCTCCGACGGCAGCACGTACGCCGGTGAGTTCAAGGGCGGCGTCAAGCACGGCCTCGGCTGCTACCATTTCAG GAATGGCGATCGGTATGCAGGGGAGTACTTTGCAGACAAGATACACGGTTTTGGTGTGTACAGCTTCGCCAATGGACACAGCTACGAGGGCTCTTGGCACGAAGGAAAGAAACAGGGGTTCGGGATGTACGCGTTTCGGAATGGGGATGAACGAGCGGGGGAGTGGGATTCTGGAGTTCTGAAGAACTCCTTGCCTCTGTCAGACCCAGCTGTTCAGCGTGCTCTACAG GCTGCTCGAAGGGCTGCAGACTGCGCCTTCCACCTCCCAAGAGTAGAAGAGCAGGTGAACAAGGCCGTCATGGCTTCAAACAGAGCGGCCACAGCTGCCCGTGTCGCCGCGATCAAGGCAGTGCAGAATAGGATAGATGGCAAGCTCTGTTTCATCGACGTGTGA